The proteins below come from a single Myxocyprinus asiaticus isolate MX2 ecotype Aquarium Trade chromosome 28, UBuf_Myxa_2, whole genome shotgun sequence genomic window:
- the LOC127419424 gene encoding LOW QUALITY PROTEIN: small integral membrane protein 4-like (The sequence of the model RefSeq protein was modified relative to this genomic sequence to represent the inferred CDS: substituted 2 bases at 2 genomic stop codons): MFRKSRNIKNILSLVPGKRXFGTYRFLPXFFCIRGVMEWIMINVRIGRETFYDVYRRKQSEREYQQKIDKGLIVLTE; encoded by the exons atgtttagaaaaagtcggaacataaaaaatatattaagtcTTGTACCGGGAAAAAGATGATTTGGGACATACAGATTCTTGCCCTAGTTCTTTTGTATCAGAGGTGTCATGGAATGGATCATGATTAATGTGAGGATAGGAAGAGAAACATTTT ATGATGTCTACAGAAGAAAGCAATCAGAGAGGGAATATCAACAGAAAATTGACAAGGGTTTGATTGTCCTCACTGAGTGa
- the LOC127419256 gene encoding monoacylglycerol lipase ABHD6-like isoform X2 — MDLDMLNMFAIAAGTLAIPILLFMASFMLWPSSLIKVYYWYWRRTLGLQVRYADCGGYRFCYSYRGKSGHRPSILMLHDFSAHKDTWLPMVKYLPKHLHLLCVDMPGHEGTTRTNTDDYSIQGQAKRIRQFVEAIQLNRKPFHLVGTSMGGTVAGVYAACYPSDLCSMTLICPAGLKNPNKSKFECQMHDVEHSHYSMNIPLIPSTPEEMEEMLKLCSHVRFRVPQQILQGLVDVQIPHNDFYHEVTSLQTPP, encoded by the exons ATGGATCTGGATATGCTCAATATGTTTGCCATTGCTGCAGGGACTCTTGCGATCCCTATCCTTCTATTTATGGCATCCTTCATGCTGTGGCCATCATCACTCATCAAAGTCTATTACTG GTACTGGAGGCGAACGCTGGGTCTACAGGTGCGCTATGCAGACTGTGGTGGCTATCGCTTCTGTTACTCATACAGGGGAAAATCAGGCCACAGACCCTCTATACTCATGCTGCATGATTTCTCTGCTCACAAGGACACATGGCTCCCGATGGTGAAG TACCTTCCCAAACATCTCCACCTGCTATGTGTTGACATGCCAGGGCATGAGGGTACAACACGAACCAACACAGATGACTATTCTATCCAGGGTCAGGCCAAGAGAATACGACAG TTTGTAGAGGCCATTCAACTTAACAGAAAACCCTTCCATCTGGTGGGCACTTCAATGGGTGGGACAGTGGCAGGCGTGTATGCAGCCTGCTATCCTTCAGATCTCTGCAGTATGACCCTCATCTGCCCAGCCG GTCTGAAGAACCCAAATAAAAGCAAGTTTGAATGTCAGATGCATGATGTGGAGCACAGCCACTACAGTATGAACATTCCACTCATTCCTTCCACCCCAGAGGAGATGGAAGAGATGCTGAAACTCTGCTCTCATGTGCGATTCAGAGTGCCTCAACAG ATTCTTCAAGGACTGGTGGATGTACAGATACCACACAATGACTTTTATCATGAGG TAACTTCTCTCCAAACACCACCATAG
- the LOC127419422 gene encoding mimecan-like encodes MQDLWILLFFMTVPWMFCGTERNDKLMHRNRGILKRIDHEQLASESRVFMEVKRGKKKVIPTPDYDSVGDADDKNLGADNKDDKELPTCLMCVCLTGSVYCEEISPDMTTVPPLPKETAFFYARFNKIKKIASKDFGDIATLRRIDLTGNLISEIEDGAFSKLSQLEELTLAENKLVKLPMLPAKLVSLNVNHNLLKTKGVKANIFKKLSKLAYLYLGDNELEAVPPLPESLRVVHLHNNNITTFTDETFCKGNETHIRYNMQEVRLDGNPIVLAQYPNSFICLRALPIGQYK; translated from the exons ATGCAGGATTTGTGGATTTTACTCTTTTTCATGACTGTACCATGGATGTTTTGTGGAACAGAAAGAAATGATAAACTCATGCATAGAAACAGAGGAATATTGAAAAGAATAGACCATGAACAACTAGCCTCAGAGAGTAGAGTGTTCATGGAAGTCAAGAGGGGAAAG AAAAAGGTCATTCCTACCCCAGACTACGATAGTGTAGGCGATGCAGATGACAAAAATCTTGGAGCAGACAATAAAGATGATAAGG AACTTCCTACATgcttgatgtgtgtgtgtcttactgGATCAGTGTACTGTGAGGAGATTTCTCCTGACATGACAACAGTTCCACCTTTGCCAAAGGAAACTGCTTTCTTCTATGCACGCTTCAACAAAATCAAGAAAATAGCCAGCAAAGACTTTGGTGATATTG CCACACTGAGAAGAATTGACCTGACTGGCAACCTGATCTCTGAAATAGAGGATGGAGCCTTTTCAAAACTAAGTCAGCTTGAGGAACTTACGCTAGCTGAGAACAAGCTGGTCAAACTGCCAATGTTGCCTGCAAAACTTGTGTCTCTCAATGTCAATCACAACCTACTTAAAACAAAGGGAgtaaaagcaaacattttcaag AAACTCAGCAAGCTGGCATACCTCTACCTTGGAGATAATGAACTGGAGGCGGTCCCACCCCTGCCTGAAAGTCTGCGTGTAGTTCATCTACAT aataacaatataacaacatTCACAGATGAGACATTCTGCAAGGGAAACGAAACACACATTAGGTACAACATGCAGGAGGTTCGGCTTGATGGAAACCCAATAGTGCTGGCTCAGTATCCCAACAGCTTCATCTGTCTGAGAGCTCTACCGATTGGACAATACAAATGA
- the LOC127419423 gene encoding BTB/POZ domain-containing protein KCTD6-like, producing the protein MDNGDWGQRLTLPVTLNVGGHLYTTSVSTLQRYPDSMLGAMFRGDFPTTRDAHGNYFIDRDGTLFRYILNFLRTSELTLPVDFMEVDLLRKEADFYQIEPLIQCLNDPKPLYPLDTFEQVVELSSTRKLSKYSNPVAVIITQLTITTKVHSLLEGISNNFTKWNKHMMDTRDCQVSFTFGPCDHHQEVSLRVHLMDYITKQGFTIRNTRVHHMSERANENTVEHHWTFCRLAYKVED; encoded by the exons ATGGATAATGGGGACTGGGGGCAGAGG TTGACTCTCCCAGTCACCTTAAATGTTGGAGGTCATCTCTACACCACCTCTGTCTCCACTCTACAACGTTATCCAGATTCCATGCTGGGGGCCATGTTCCGCGGCGACTTCCCCACCACACGGGACGCTCACGGCAACTACTTCATAGATCGGGACGGGACTCTTTTCCGCTACATATTAAACTTCCTACGCACATCCGAGCTCACTCTTCCTGTTGACTTCATGGAGGTGGACCTTCTGCGTAAAGAAGCTGACTTCTATCAGATTGAGCCATTAATTCAATGCCTCAATGACCCAAAGCCTCTCTACCCTCTGGACACCTTTGAACAGGTGGTGGAGTTGTCCAGCACTCGCAAGCTCTCTAAGTACTCAAACCCCGTAGCAGTTATTATCACACAACTAACCATAACCACCAAGGTTCACTCACTGCTCGAGGGAATATCTaacaacttcaccaaatggaACAAACACATGATGGACACCAGAGACTGTCAGGTGTCTTTCACCTTTGGACCATGTGACCACCATCAAGAGGTGTCTCTTAGGGTCCACCTCATGGACTACATCACTAAACAGGGATTCACCATTCGGAACACACGAGTGCACCACATGAGTGAGCGTGCCAATGAAAATACAGTGGAGCATCATTGGACTTTCTGCAGGCTAGCTTATAAAGTAGAGGATTGA
- the LOC127419256 gene encoding monoacylglycerol lipase ABHD6-like isoform X1, which produces MDLDMLNMFAIAAGTLAIPILLFMASFMLWPSSLIKVYYWYWRRTLGLQVRYADCGGYRFCYSYRGKSGHRPSILMLHDFSAHKDTWLPMVKYLPKHLHLLCVDMPGHEGTTRTNTDDYSIQGQAKRIRQFVEAIQLNRKPFHLVGTSMGGTVAGVYAACYPSDLCSMTLICPAGLKNPNKSKFECQMHDVEHSHYSMNIPLIPSTPEEMEEMLKLCSHVRFRVPQQILQGLVDVQIPHNDFYHEVFMEIMSEHSKYALHEHIHQITTPLQIIWGKQDQVVDVSGAAMLVEALQGCRVDLLENCGHSVVMERPRQTAKLILDFIISQQSTASASTKKKS; this is translated from the exons ATGGATCTGGATATGCTCAATATGTTTGCCATTGCTGCAGGGACTCTTGCGATCCCTATCCTTCTATTTATGGCATCCTTCATGCTGTGGCCATCATCACTCATCAAAGTCTATTACTG GTACTGGAGGCGAACGCTGGGTCTACAGGTGCGCTATGCAGACTGTGGTGGCTATCGCTTCTGTTACTCATACAGGGGAAAATCAGGCCACAGACCCTCTATACTCATGCTGCATGATTTCTCTGCTCACAAGGACACATGGCTCCCGATGGTGAAG TACCTTCCCAAACATCTCCACCTGCTATGTGTTGACATGCCAGGGCATGAGGGTACAACACGAACCAACACAGATGACTATTCTATCCAGGGTCAGGCCAAGAGAATACGACAG TTTGTAGAGGCCATTCAACTTAACAGAAAACCCTTCCATCTGGTGGGCACTTCAATGGGTGGGACAGTGGCAGGCGTGTATGCAGCCTGCTATCCTTCAGATCTCTGCAGTATGACCCTCATCTGCCCAGCCG GTCTGAAGAACCCAAATAAAAGCAAGTTTGAATGTCAGATGCATGATGTGGAGCACAGCCACTACAGTATGAACATTCCACTCATTCCTTCCACCCCAGAGGAGATGGAAGAGATGCTGAAACTCTGCTCTCATGTGCGATTCAGAGTGCCTCAACAG ATTCTTCAAGGACTGGTGGATGTACAGATACCACACAATGACTTTTATCATGAGG TGTTTATGGAAATTATGAGTGAACACTCTAAATATGCCTTACATGAGCATATACACCAAATAACTACCCCTTTGCAAATCATCTGGGGCAAACAGGACCAG GTAGTGGATGTGTCCGGGGCAGCCATGCTTGTGGAGGCTCTTCAAGGCTGTCGTGTTGATCTGCTGGAAAACTGTGGCCATTCTGTGGTGATGGAGCGACCACGCCAGACAGCCAAGCttattttagattttattatCTCTCAGCAGAGCACCGCGAGTGCAAGCACCAAAAAAAAATCCTGA